The DNA segment ACATGGGCTGTTTGATTCCGGTGTGCTCTTCCATAGATGAACCCTCCTTTTTTGGAATCGGTGCGTCGCCGCCCCTATGGCTGCCACGCGTTCACTGAAAACCTGCTCCCTTCCCCGACGCGCCGTAATCGGACTAAAACGGGTACTGGCGCGGCGTGCGCTGCACGCTTATCCAGCGCAGCTCCGTAAATTCTTCAAGGGCAGCCTTGCCACCGAACCTGCCCCAGCCGCTGTCTTTGATGCCTCCGAAAGGTACCTGGGGCTCATCATGAACCGTCTGGTCGTTCACATGGACTATACCGGATTCGATGCGCTCCGCGATCTCCAACCCTTTCATAAAATCCCCCGTGAAGACGCTTGCCGAGAGGCCGTACATGGTATCGTTCGCAATGGAGACCGCCTGTTCCACGCTCTCCACTTCTATGACCGATACCACGGGACCGAAAGTTTCTTCGCAGCAGAAAGGTGAGCCGAGCTTCACGTTCGTGAGGACCGTGGGGGAGCAGCAAAGGCCTTCATAGGCATTGCCGCAGACCACCTTGGCACCGTCTTTTATCGCCGACTCGATGCTCGTCTTCACCTTGTCGAACTGCTGCCGGTTGATGAGGGGGCCGATGATCGTATCGGGCTCCTTGGGATTGCCGACCTTGAAGGCGGAGACCTTTTTTGCGAATTTCTCCGTAAATTCTTTTGCCGCCGCCCTCTCGACAATGATGCGTCGCGTTGACATGCATATCTGGCCCTGGTGAAGGAAGGCGCCGAAGGCCGCCGCATTTACCGCATTGTCGATATTCGCGTCCGCAAGAACGATCATGGGGTTCTGGCCGCCCAGCTCGAGGGCGACCCGCTTCAGGTATCTGCCCGCCTTTTCCGCCAGGATACGACCCACCTCGCTCGAGCCGGTGAGGCTGATGCGCCGCACTGCGGGGTTCTCGATGAACTCGTCCCCAATTTCTGCGCTCGCGCCGGGGCCGTTGGTCACGAGATTGAAGACGCCTTTGGGGAAACCCGCCTCATGAAAGACTTCGGCGAGGACCACGCCTCCCGCCACCGACGATTCGGTCGAGGATTTAAGTACCGTGGTGTTGCCGTAGGCTATGGGCAGGCAGATGGAGCGGAGCGACAGGATAAGGGGCGCATTCCAGGGACCTATGCCCGCCACCACGCCCACCGGTTGCCGGATTGCCATATTGAAGGCGCCCGGGAGGTCCCCGGGGATTATCTCTCCAATAGGTCCGTGGACCTGGGCCGCCGCCTCACGAAGCAGCCCCGGGGTAAACATGGTCTGGAACATGGCAAAGCCAAATGTGCATCCCGTCTCTTCCGCAAGGATTTCCACGATATCCATCTGTTTCTTTTCGAGGATATCGGCGGCTTTCAAAAACAGGGCCTGCCGCTCCGCGGGAAGGGTTTTAGACCAGGCCGGGAATGCCGTCCGGGCCGCGTTGATCGCGACCAGGGCATCGACCCGCTTCCCCGCCGGGACCTGGGCGAAAACTTCGCCCGTATAAGGGTTATAGTCGTCGTAGACCGCCCCATCCGACGCGCCGGTCCACTCGCCGTTTATGTACATCTTATACGCTCTCGCCATTTTCTCCTCCTTTTGTAAATTAGTCATTAATTCGAGTCATAAACTCCCCGATCCTCATTTTCGGGATCAATTAATCCTTTCCTCCCTTGATCGCTCCCGCTCTCAATACAGGGAAAGCCCCGCCGTTATCGACGATCATCTGA comes from the Syntrophorhabdaceae bacterium genome and includes:
- a CDS encoding aldehyde dehydrogenase family protein — encoded protein: MARAYKMYINGEWTGASDGAVYDDYNPYTGEVFAQVPAGKRVDALVAINAARTAFPAWSKTLPAERQALFLKAADILEKKQMDIVEILAEETGCTFGFAMFQTMFTPGLLREAAAQVHGPIGEIIPGDLPGAFNMAIRQPVGVVAGIGPWNAPLILSLRSICLPIAYGNTTVLKSSTESSVAGGVVLAEVFHEAGFPKGVFNLVTNGPGASAEIGDEFIENPAVRRISLTGSSEVGRILAEKAGRYLKRVALELGGQNPMIVLADANIDNAVNAAAFGAFLHQGQICMSTRRIIVERAAAKEFTEKFAKKVSAFKVGNPKEPDTIIGPLINRQQFDKVKTSIESAIKDGAKVVCGNAYEGLCCSPTVLTNVKLGSPFCCEETFGPVVSVIEVESVEQAVSIANDTMYGLSASVFTGDFMKGLEIAERIESGIVHVNDQTVHDEPQVPFGGIKDSGWGRFGGKAALEEFTELRWISVQRTPRQYPF